DNA sequence from the Anaerobranca californiensis DSM 14826 genome:
TTTGGTATTGGGCTAGATACACTGATTTTATTATTGGTATATTTAGCAGGTATAAGATTAATATTGAGATATAATAAAAGGCATAATTTAGAAGAAGAAAATGGGGAGGGTTATCCTGACATTCCTTTGCAAAAAGGGATTATAGGTTTTATTATTTCAGGGATAATAATTGTTTTTTCTGGGAGGATGTTAGCTAATACCGGTAATGAAATTGCCCAAATTACAGGACTTGGTAGTAGCTTTGTAGGTTCATTTTTAATTGCTATAACTACTTCACTACCTGAATTAGTTGCGACTTTTACCGCTGCTAAAATGGGAGCCTTTGATATGGCTATTGGTAATATCTTAGGTGCCAATGTAATGAATATTTTAATAATTTTTTTAACAGACTTGTTTTATGTAGGTAATCCTGTCCTTTCTGCAATTTCTATAGAAAATGGGATAACGGGGTTATTTGGAATTTGCCTTTCAATTATAGCTATTATTGGGATAATATATAGAAGTAAAAAAAGTGTTTTTACTTTAGGGTATGATAGTTGGGCAATAATAATAGGCTATATTTTAGCAGCTTTACTCCTCTTTAATTTAGGGATAACTTTATAATTAAAGGTAATTTATGCATATATTAACAAAAGGTGGATAGAATAACAGTGGGTTTGGCAATAAAAAATTACGAGGTGATTTGATTTATGGATAGGCTCAGTTTTCTGTTTTCCATAGGACTAGTAGCATTACTACTACTAAGTACTATGGGAGCAGCCCTGGGACATCCGGTAGCAGAACTGTCTATGCCAGCATTTTTTTGGCATGATGGTTTATTTGTAGAAGATGAGTTCCTTATTGAACAATATTTGCCAGACATGCCACCGAATATAAGGGAGGAAGTAAAGGAAGATGTAAAAATAATTACCCATGTTGTTGTTAAGGGTGATACGGTAAAATCCATTGCAAAGGAGTATGGAATTGAAGAAAATACTATCATCAACAACAACAATATCTCAAACCCAAATCTCATTGTAGTAGGACAACAACTGAGATTCCCATCGGTAGATGGACTGATCCATACAGTGAAAAGGGGAGATACTATATATGGATTAGCCCAAACTTATGGGATAACTATTGAGGATATATTAGAGGTAAATGAAGTTGATCCTACAGTTCTAACTGTAGGAAGTACACTAATACTACCTAATGCTAAGCCTG
Encoded proteins:
- a CDS encoding sodium:calcium antiporter; its protein translation is MVWLYFFVSAALIVYAGMSLSKNADIIAEKTGLGGALIGALLLPVVTSLPEIVTSAQAAIIGNPDIAVGNVFGSNMFNIVIIAIVDLVQGRGPLMVHIKLGHILTAGVGILLSALAAIFIIIKMNIAIFGIGLDTLILLLVYLAGIRLILRYNKRHNLEEENGEGYPDIPLQKGIIGFIISGIIIVFSGRMLANTGNEIAQITGLGSSFVGSFLIAITTSLPELVATFTAAKMGAFDMAIGNILGANVMNILIIFLTDLFYVGNPVLSAISIENGITGLFGICLSIIAIIGIIYRSKKSVFTLGYDSWAIIIGYILAALLLFNLGITL
- a CDS encoding peptidoglycan DD-metalloendopeptidase family protein is translated as MDRLSFLFSIGLVALLLLSTMGAALGHPVAELSMPAFFWHDGLFVEDEFLIEQYLPDMPPNIREEVKEDVKIITHVVVKGDTVKSIAKEYGIEENTIINNNNISNPNLIVVGQQLRFPSVDGLIHTVKRGDTIYGLAQTYGITIEDILEVNEVDPTVLTVGSTLILPNAKPVVAQRTVVSSRSGTTTAVASIPTFRNLLWPVNGVITSPYGWRRNPFNSAQTQFHRGLDIGASRGTPIFAATSGKVVHSGWLSGYGYTVILEHDNNYTLYAHASSLSVKKGQWVEKGQEIARVGATGNATGPHLHFEIRIGGNSSSKAVNPINYLQR